The nucleotide window GGGCACGGCCCTGTTCAGCCGCTCCGGCCAGGAGGACCGCTACATGCCGCTGCCGAAGCGGCCCGTCGGCGACGAACTGGCCGAGGAGCTGCGCCGGCTCGACGCCGACCAGATCTACGGCGAGGCGCTGGGCGCCCTGGCCGGCGTCGCGGGGCTGGACAGCAAGCCTGCGATGCGCGTACACGTCTGGAAGGACCCGGCGCTGGCCGCCCGCGCGGGCGACACCGTCGCCGCCGGAGCCTGGCCGGACGGGATCGCCTGATCTCTAGGATCGACGGGGCCGTTCCGCCTTCCGGCGGACGGCCCCTTTGCAGAATGACGAGGGATGGCAGCATGAGCGAGACCGTTGTGGTGGTGGTTCCGGACGCCGACATTCTGGCGTCGGCGGTGGCGGCGCGCCTGGTTGTGAGGATCATCGACGCGCAGGCCGAGCGCGGCTGGGCGAGCATCGTGCTGACCGGTGGCCGGGTGGCGGCGAAGGTGCTGCGAGCGGTGAAGGAGCTGCCGGCCTCGGACGCGGTCGACTGGTCGCGGATCGACCTCTGGTGGGGCGACGAGCGGTTCCTGCCCGCGGGCCACCCGGACCGCAACGAGACGCAGGCCCGTGCGGCGCTGCTGGACGCGCTCGCGCTGGACCCGGCGCACGTGCACGCCATGCCGGCCTCCGACGGCCCGGACGGCGACGACGCGAAGGCGGCCGCCGCCCGGTACGCGCACGAGCTGGCCGCGGCGGCGCGGCCGGGCAGCTCGGAGCTGCCGCACTTCGACGTGCTGATGCTCGGGGTCGGCGAGGACGGCCACGTAGCCTCGCTCTTCCCGGAGCACCCCGGCGTCTACGAGACCGGAACGGTCGCGGCGGTGCACAACAGCCCGAAGCCGCCGCCGACCCGGATCACCCTGTCCATGCCGGCCATCCAGACGGCCGAGGAGGTCTGGCTGATCGCGGCGGGCAAGGACAAGGCGGCCGCGGCCGGCATGGCGATCGGCGGCGCGGGCCCGAAGCAGGTGCCGGCGGCGGGGGCGGTCGGCACCGTGAAGACGCTGTGGCTGCTGGACCGCGCGGCCGCGGCCAACGTACCGCCGCGGGCGCGCAGCCTGCGCTGAGCGCCGCGGACGTGCGAAAGGGCCGCCGGAGGGCGGCCCTTTGCGCGGGTGAGCTCAGGCGAGCAGCGTCGGGATCTTCTCGAACAGCTGCGTCGTGTACGTCATCATCTCGTGCAACATCCAGTTGCCGGAGAACAGGATCGCCGCGCCGACACCCACCGCCTTCGGCACGAACGACAGCGTCGCCTCCTGGATCTGCGTGACCGACTGGAACAACGAGATCGCGAAACCGATGAGCAACGCGGTCACCAGCACCGGCGCACACATCTTCGCCGCGATGGTCATCGCCTGGAGGCCCAGCTCAACGATCTGCGTGTCGGTCATGCAATCCCCATCGGCGCCCCGCCGACACCCGGGGAGTCCATAACCGGCGCAGGACGGTTGCCATCCGGTTCCCGCAGGAGCGAAAGGCTCAGGTCAGGCGCGGGACGAGATCTGCTGCACCGCCCAGCCGTTGCCGTCGGGGTCGGCGA belongs to Amorphoplanes digitatis and includes:
- the pgl gene encoding 6-phosphogluconolactonase; this translates as MSETVVVVVPDADILASAVAARLVVRIIDAQAERGWASIVLTGGRVAAKVLRAVKELPASDAVDWSRIDLWWGDERFLPAGHPDRNETQARAALLDALALDPAHVHAMPASDGPDGDDAKAAAARYAHELAAAARPGSSELPHFDVLMLGVGEDGHVASLFPEHPGVYETGTVAAVHNSPKPPPTRITLSMPAIQTAEEVWLIAAGKDKAAAAGMAIGGAGPKQVPAAGAVGTVKTLWLLDRAAAANVPPRARSLR
- the fliQ gene encoding flagellar biosynthesis protein FliQ: MTDTQIVELGLQAMTIAAKMCAPVLVTALLIGFAISLFQSVTQIQEATLSFVPKAVGVGAAILFSGNWMLHEMMTYTTQLFEKIPTLLA